One stretch of Nitrosococcus watsonii C-113 DNA includes these proteins:
- the ispE gene encoding 4-(cytidine 5'-diphospho)-2-C-methyl-D-erythritol kinase, with protein MLLWPAPAKLNLFLHITGRREDGYHLLQTAFQFIDYCDWLGFRPGADGRIEHLSPLPAVPVEQDLVYRAALLLQQRTACSQGVEVRIRKHLPMGGGLGGGSSDAATTLVALNHLWGTGLSISQLAQLGLELGADVPVFIYGRAAWAEGVGEQLQPLELPEPWYLIVTPAVHVSTREVFTAPELTRDCKPMTIPGLLAGEGENVCEPVVRGRYPVVAEALDWLSQFSPARMTGTGSSVFAAFDGKSQALAALACMPSHWQGIVAKGCNDSLLLDCLEKTGC; from the coding sequence GTGTTGCTTTGGCCTGCTCCCGCCAAACTAAATTTGTTTCTCCATATCACTGGACGCCGTGAAGATGGTTATCATCTGCTCCAAACCGCTTTTCAATTTATTGATTATTGCGATTGGTTGGGATTCCGGCCTGGTGCAGACGGGCGTATTGAGCACTTATCACCCTTACCGGCGGTGCCGGTGGAACAAGACTTGGTGTATCGAGCGGCTTTGCTCTTGCAGCAGAGGACGGCTTGCTCCCAGGGAGTAGAAGTCCGAATTCGTAAGCACCTCCCCATGGGTGGCGGTCTAGGTGGTGGAAGCTCGGATGCGGCGACTACCTTAGTGGCGTTGAATCATCTTTGGGGAACAGGGTTATCCATCTCCCAACTGGCCCAATTGGGACTGGAATTGGGCGCGGACGTGCCTGTATTTATCTATGGCCGCGCCGCCTGGGCAGAAGGGGTGGGAGAGCAATTGCAGCCGCTTGAGTTGCCCGAACCCTGGTATTTGATTGTTACTCCAGCGGTTCACGTATCCACCCGTGAGGTATTTACCGCTCCAGAATTGACACGGGATTGCAAACCTATGACAATACCGGGTCTTCTTGCCGGTGAAGGGGAAAATGTGTGCGAGCCTGTGGTGCGGGGGCGCTATCCCGTGGTGGCTGAAGCCCTTGATTGGTTGTCCCAGTTTTCACCGGCTAGGATGACAGGTACGGGTAGCAGTGTATTCGCGGCGTTTGATGGAAAATCTCAAGCCTTGGCGGCATTAGCATGTATGCCTTCCCATTGGCAAGGTATTGTTGCTAAAGGCTGTAATGATTCGTTATTGTTAGACTGTTTAGAGAAAACAGGCTGTTAA
- a CDS encoding sulfatase-like hydrolase/transferase, with protein sequence MAVITVQCPVFQESLQQCHVKKLNILYFMTDDVGWMDFGFNGGGIAVGNATPSLDQFAAEGLILTSAYATPSCTPARATIMTGENPLHHGLLRPPMYGESGGLEGAATVASILKKPGCKTQGVGMNAHLVAVRIDEFKYHMVVQLQNAIFPLGLKGGFSGAVLSETGGSVMVNLYENPQEDFGIGNRYLPIVTQMGQEVARYGKVLAKYPLNIEVSMPGSSK encoded by the coding sequence ATAGCTGTAATAACGGTACAGTGCCCAGTATTTCAGGAAAGCCTACAACAATGCCACGTTAAAAAACTGAATATCCTGTACTTTATGACCGATGATGTCGGTTGGATGGACTTCGGCTTCAACGGTGGTGGTATTGCGGTGGGTAACGCGACGCCAAGCCTTGATCAGTTCGCAGCCGAGGGTTTGATCTTGACCTCGGCCTATGCGACGCCGTCCTGTACGCCGGCGCGCGCGACGATCATGACGGGGGAGAACCCTTTGCATCATGGCCTTTTGCGTCCGCCGATGTACGGAGAGTCGGGTGGGCTTGAGGGCGCGGCGACGGTTGCATCGATTCTCAAAAAACCCGGTTGCAAGACGCAGGGCGTCGGAATGAACGCACACCTGGTGGCGGTTCGAATTGATGAGTTTAAGTACCATATGGTGGTTCAGTTACAGAACGCAATTTTCCCGCTTGGTCTTAAGGGAGGGTTCAGTGGTGCCGTGCTCTCGGAGACGGGTGGTTCCGTCATGGTGAATCTGTACGAGAATCCGCAGGAGGATTTCGGTATTGGAAACCGTTATCTGCCGATCGTCACCCAAATGGGCCAGGAAGTCGCCCGCTATGGAAAAGTTTTGGCGAAATATCCACTGAACATTGAGGTCTCCATGCCAGGCAGCTCGAAGTGA
- a CDS encoding 50S ribosomal protein L25/general stress protein Ctc gives MENLFELHADVRAEQGKGASRRLRRAGKVPAVLYGAAKEPISLIFDHNLLFRHLSHDAFYSHILTIHANGKAEKVVLKALQRDPVNPNKVLHLDLQRVSAAQKLTIKVPLHFIGDETAPGVKQEGGTVARLLNDVEVSCLAKDLPEYIEVDLANLGVGETVHLSDLKLPGGVEIPALKLGEDHDQPVVTIHKPRVVAEEEETGAEGDDVEATDAE, from the coding sequence ATGGAAAACCTATTTGAACTCCACGCCGATGTCCGCGCTGAGCAGGGAAAAGGTGCGAGCCGCCGCCTGCGCCGCGCCGGCAAGGTACCGGCTGTTTTATATGGTGCTGCTAAAGAGCCTATTTCTCTTATTTTTGATCACAACTTGCTTTTTCGGCATCTAAGCCATGATGCATTTTACTCCCATATCTTAACTATTCATGCCAACGGCAAGGCGGAAAAGGTAGTTCTTAAGGCCTTGCAGCGAGATCCAGTGAATCCTAACAAAGTGCTCCATCTGGATTTGCAGCGAGTGAGCGCTGCCCAAAAGCTGACTATCAAAGTGCCCCTGCATTTCATTGGTGATGAGACGGCTCCTGGTGTGAAGCAAGAAGGCGGTACGGTGGCCCGACTTTTGAACGATGTTGAGGTCAGTTGCTTGGCTAAAGACTTACCTGAGTATATCGAAGTTGATTTAGCCAATTTAGGTGTTGGCGAGACGGTGCATCTATCGGATCTGAAACTCCCCGGGGGGGTTGAGATTCCAGCATTGAAGCTTGGCGAAGACCACGATCAACCGGTGGTCACTATCCATAAGCCCCGGGTTGTTGCCGAGGAAGAAGAAACAGGCGCTGAAGGCGACGACGTTGAAGCTACTGATGCCGAATAG
- the pth gene encoding aminoacyl-tRNA hydrolase, whose amino-acid sequence MAATAWLLIGLGNPGIEYAQTRHNAGFWWLDAVASELGIDFKPGAKFFGDYARAHWRGHDLWLLKPTTFMNRSGQAVLALLNYYQIPLERLLIAHDDLDLPPGIAKLKRTGGHGGHNGLRDIINRLGRRDFLRLRLGVGHPGSGQDVVSYVLNRPSREDRQAIETAIGAGFEVLPEVLAGDTEKAMHRLHSQS is encoded by the coding sequence ATGGCTGCCACTGCTTGGTTATTAATTGGGCTTGGTAATCCGGGGATAGAGTATGCCCAGACCCGTCATAATGCCGGATTTTGGTGGCTAGATGCTGTTGCCAGTGAACTAGGTATTGACTTTAAGCCAGGGGCGAAGTTTTTTGGCGATTATGCCCGCGCTCATTGGCGCGGGCACGATCTCTGGCTGCTTAAGCCTACGACTTTTATGAACCGCAGTGGCCAGGCCGTGCTTGCTCTCTTGAATTACTACCAAATCCCTCTTGAGCGCTTGCTTATTGCCCATGACGATTTGGATTTACCCCCTGGAATAGCCAAACTCAAGCGCACTGGGGGCCATGGGGGGCATAATGGCCTGCGGGATATTATTAACCGCCTTGGTCGGAGGGATTTTCTCAGGCTGCGTTTAGGGGTGGGCCATCCGGGAAGCGGTCAGGATGTGGTGAGCTATGTGCTAAACCGCCCTTCAAGGGAGGATCGGCAAGCCATTGAGACGGCCATTGGTGCTGGGTTTGAGGTACTACCCGAGGTGCTGGCGGGCGACACGGAAAAGGCCATGCACCGATTGCACAGTCAAAGCTAG
- a CDS encoding ribose-phosphate diphosphokinase: protein MLILSGNAHLQLSKDIAAYLHLPLTKAQVSRFSDGEVMVELMEHVRGKDVFIIQPTCAPTNDNLMELLILVDAVRRSSAARITTVIPYFGYSRQDRRPRSARVPISAKVVANMITVVGADRVLTVDLHADQIQGFFDLPVDNVYASPVLLGDIWKHEYANLIVVSPDVGGVVRARALAKHLEAELAIIDKRRPHPNEAKVMHIIGDVEQRTCVLVDDLVDTAGTLCEAARALKQKGAAKVIAYCTHPVLSGPAVDNINKSMLDELVVTDTIPLHQEAAACSKIRQLSIAEMLAETVYRISTEESVSSLFVE, encoded by the coding sequence TTGCTTATTCTTAGCGGTAATGCCCATCTCCAGTTGTCGAAGGATATTGCTGCCTATCTCCATCTTCCCCTAACTAAAGCTCAGGTAAGTCGCTTCAGCGATGGGGAAGTCATGGTGGAACTGATGGAGCATGTGCGTGGCAAGGATGTTTTTATCATTCAACCTACTTGCGCGCCTACTAATGATAATTTAATGGAGTTACTGATTCTGGTGGATGCGGTTCGGCGTTCCTCGGCGGCCCGGATCACCACGGTGATCCCCTACTTTGGTTATTCTCGCCAAGACCGCAGGCCCCGGTCGGCCCGTGTCCCTATCAGTGCCAAAGTCGTTGCTAATATGATTACCGTTGTAGGGGCCGACCGGGTGCTGACGGTAGATCTCCACGCGGACCAGATTCAAGGTTTTTTCGACCTGCCGGTGGATAACGTCTATGCCTCGCCAGTTCTTCTAGGTGATATTTGGAAGCATGAATATGCTAATTTAATCGTTGTTTCACCTGACGTGGGCGGGGTAGTGAGAGCTCGTGCCTTGGCAAAGCACTTGGAAGCAGAGTTGGCGATTATTGATAAGCGCCGGCCTCACCCCAATGAAGCGAAGGTCATGCATATTATTGGTGATGTTGAACAGCGTACCTGCGTACTGGTGGATGATTTGGTGGATACGGCCGGCACTTTGTGCGAGGCTGCCCGCGCCCTTAAGCAAAAGGGGGCAGCCAAGGTGATAGCCTATTGCACCCATCCAGTTCTTTCTGGACCGGCGGTAGACAATATCAACAAGTCCATGCTGGATGAGCTGGTGGTAACGGATACCATCCCGCTGCATCAAGAGGCCGCTGCTTGTAGTAAGATTCGTCAGCTGAGTATCGCTGAAATGCTGGCCGAGACCGTATACCGGATTAGTACCGAGGAGTCGGTCAGCTCCCTTTTTGTGGAATAA
- a CDS encoding arylsulfatase, whose protein sequence is MSRNHPTKLTQALLFPLALLATAACYGELNRQSEPLSQTVPSAQERANLPLEDPPFKGKIGKTYKESTPDFPKAVEAPKGAPNVVLILIDDLGFGQPGTFGGPVPTPELDQLASEGLRYNRFHTVGVCSPTRAALLTGRNHHSVGFGTIVELSTGYPGYNSLLPRDAVTVAHTLRENGYSTAMFGKNHNTPDWESNPVGPYTHWPMGWGFETFYGFNGAATSQWEPQLYYNTQAVEPDKSPEEGYHLTTDLVDHAIDWIDVHESVNPEKPYFVYLSTGATHAPHHAPKEWIDKFKGQFDQGWDKLREQTLERQKKLGVVPQDTKLTPRPEEIRAWNSLSADEKRLYAHQMEVFAGFVAHTDHEIGRFIQAIENSDDADNTLIIYIAGDNGASPEGGPTGTLNEIMTQNGIPGSVEEQLSKIDELGSPLHENHYAVGWSWAGSSPFQWMKRVPSHFGATRNGMVVSWPKVIEDKGGLRDQFTHVVDVVPTILHAAHIPIPAEVDGIEQIPMAGVDMSSTFASADADEVRTTQYFETGGHRAIYHDGWVAANFHGAPWVLTGSVGFTDPKYNTWQLYNIDEDFSEANDLAAKYPDKLNEMVEIFDQEAKKYQVYPLDDRFAERAGVARPSVTAGRTKFTYSPGTTRIPEGSAPPTYQRSHKISAKVNITDPNTEGVIIACGGTGGGYTLYVKDGKLHYTYNYFGRDSYHLVSPDKLPMGEVEVAMNYVQSPFKPFVEPTGGEAELFVNGKSVAKGAIEKMVPARFSATETMDIGKDLGSPVAGDYREQRPFAFTGKIENVIFEVAPTQPVKK, encoded by the coding sequence ATGTCACGCAACCACCCCACGAAGCTTACTCAAGCGTTGCTATTTCCCCTTGCTCTACTCGCTACCGCTGCCTGCTATGGCGAGCTAAACAGACAAAGCGAACCTCTCTCCCAGACGGTTCCCTCTGCTCAGGAGAGAGCGAATCTTCCTCTGGAAGATCCACCGTTCAAGGGAAAGATAGGCAAGACTTACAAGGAATCGACACCCGATTTCCCCAAGGCAGTAGAGGCTCCCAAGGGTGCCCCCAACGTCGTATTGATCCTTATCGACGACCTCGGTTTTGGACAGCCAGGAACCTTCGGCGGTCCGGTGCCAACGCCTGAACTCGACCAGTTGGCAAGCGAGGGGCTGCGCTACAACCGCTTTCATACCGTCGGTGTATGTTCGCCCACAAGGGCCGCATTGCTCACCGGCCGCAACCATCACTCGGTCGGTTTTGGAACCATTGTCGAACTCTCCACGGGTTATCCAGGGTACAACAGCCTGTTGCCCAGGGATGCCGTGACCGTGGCGCACACCTTGCGCGAAAATGGGTACAGCACAGCGATGTTCGGCAAGAACCACAACACCCCGGACTGGGAGTCCAATCCGGTAGGACCCTATACCCACTGGCCTATGGGATGGGGCTTCGAAACCTTCTATGGGTTCAACGGGGCGGCTACCAGCCAATGGGAGCCACAGCTTTATTACAATACGCAAGCAGTAGAACCTGATAAAAGTCCGGAAGAGGGCTATCATCTGACAACGGATCTTGTGGACCACGCCATCGATTGGATCGATGTGCACGAGTCTGTGAATCCGGAGAAACCCTACTTTGTTTACCTGTCCACAGGTGCAACCCACGCACCCCATCACGCACCCAAGGAGTGGATAGACAAGTTCAAGGGACAGTTTGACCAGGGTTGGGACAAACTTCGTGAGCAAACACTTGAACGGCAAAAAAAATTGGGCGTGGTTCCGCAGGACACCAAGCTCACACCCCGTCCCGAAGAAATCAGGGCATGGAATTCCCTGAGTGCTGACGAGAAGCGCCTTTATGCGCACCAGATGGAAGTATTCGCCGGATTCGTAGCGCATACCGACCACGAGATTGGTCGTTTTATTCAAGCAATTGAAAATTCCGACGATGCGGATAATACACTCATTATCTATATTGCCGGTGACAACGGCGCAAGCCCGGAAGGTGGGCCGACGGGAACCCTCAATGAGATCATGACCCAAAACGGCATACCGGGCAGCGTGGAGGAGCAGTTGTCAAAGATAGACGAGCTCGGCAGCCCGTTGCACGAGAATCATTACGCCGTTGGTTGGTCATGGGCAGGCTCCTCGCCCTTCCAATGGATGAAACGCGTACCCTCGCACTTTGGTGCAACGCGCAATGGTATGGTCGTATCCTGGCCCAAGGTCATCGAAGATAAGGGCGGCCTTCGCGATCAGTTTACCCACGTGGTGGATGTGGTTCCCACGATCCTCCATGCAGCCCATATTCCAATCCCGGCAGAGGTAGATGGCATCGAGCAGATTCCTATGGCTGGTGTGGACATGAGTTCTACTTTCGCCTCTGCGGATGCGGACGAGGTGCGGACAACCCAATATTTTGAGACGGGTGGCCACCGGGCCATTTATCACGACGGCTGGGTAGCGGCCAATTTCCACGGTGCGCCATGGGTGCTCACGGGCTCCGTGGGCTTTACCGATCCGAAATACAACACCTGGCAACTTTACAATATTGATGAAGATTTTTCAGAAGCCAATGATCTCGCCGCAAAGTACCCGGACAAGTTGAACGAAATGGTGGAAATCTTTGATCAGGAAGCCAAAAAATATCAGGTTTATCCGCTCGATGACCGTTTTGCCGAACGCGCCGGTGTGGCTCGTCCATCGGTGACTGCCGGTCGTACAAAATTCACCTATTCGCCTGGAACCACGCGAATTCCCGAAGGAAGCGCGCCCCCCACGTATCAGCGTTCCCACAAGATTTCGGCCAAGGTGAATATCACCGATCCGAATACGGAGGGAGTCATCATTGCCTGTGGCGGCACCGGTGGTGGCTACACGCTCTACGTGAAGGACGGCAAACTTCACTACACCTACAATTATTTTGGCAGGGATTCATATCACCTGGTATCTCCCGATAAACTGCCAATGGGCGAAGTGGAAGTGGCGATGAACTATGTACAGTCCCCCTTCAAGCCCTTCGTGGAACCCACCGGCGGCGAAGCCGAACTGTTCGTCAATGGAAAATCGGTAGCAAAGGGTGCTATAGAAAAGATGGTACCCGCCCGATTCTCCGCCACTGAAACCATGGACATCGGTAAAGATCTGGGCTCCCCGGTAGCTGGAGACTACCGCGAGCAACGACCTTTCGCTTTTACCGGCAAGATTGAGAATGTGATCTTTGAGGTTGCCCCCACTCAGCCCGTGAAGAAGTAG
- the ychF gene encoding redox-regulated ATPase YchF, with translation MGFKCGIVGLPNVGKSTLFNALTQAGIEAQNYPFCTIDPNVGMVPMPDPRLDKIAAIVRPQQVLPTTMMFVDIAGLVAGASQGEGLGNQFLAHIRETEAIAHVVRCFEDQNVIHVAGQIDPLGDIEVIDTELALADLETVEKALSRATRAAKADKEALVLKSLLEKVRGHLNEGKSVRTLVLDSEEWKELQSLHLLTSKPVLYIANVAEDGFENNPWLKALQEFATREGAEVVPVCAAIEAELSQLEDAEKEEFLAELGIEEPGLNRVIRAGYKLLGLQTFFTAGPKEVRAWTVPMGATAPQAAGVIHTDFEKGFIRAEVISYKDFIACQGEQGAKEAGKWRLEGKDYVVQDGDVIHFRFNV, from the coding sequence ATGGGATTTAAATGCGGAATTGTGGGTTTGCCCAATGTGGGTAAATCCACGTTGTTTAATGCGCTTACCCAGGCGGGTATCGAGGCTCAGAATTATCCCTTTTGTACCATTGATCCTAATGTGGGTATGGTGCCCATGCCCGATCCAAGGCTGGACAAAATCGCTGCCATCGTCCGTCCTCAACAAGTGCTTCCCACCACCATGATGTTTGTGGATATTGCCGGTCTGGTTGCAGGTGCTTCCCAAGGGGAAGGGCTGGGCAATCAATTTCTTGCTCATATCCGCGAAACGGAAGCTATTGCCCATGTGGTACGCTGTTTTGAAGACCAAAATGTGATCCATGTAGCCGGGCAAATCGATCCCTTAGGGGATATAGAGGTTATCGACACCGAACTGGCCCTAGCGGATCTGGAAACAGTAGAAAAGGCTTTATCCCGCGCAACCCGGGCGGCAAAAGCGGATAAGGAGGCCCTCGTCCTCAAAAGCCTGTTAGAGAAGGTGCGGGGGCACCTGAATGAGGGTAAATCAGTCCGGACCCTGGTGCTTGACTCGGAGGAATGGAAAGAGTTGCAATCCCTACATTTGCTCACTTCCAAGCCCGTCCTTTATATTGCTAATGTGGCCGAGGATGGCTTTGAGAACAATCCTTGGCTCAAGGCACTACAGGAATTCGCGACCAGGGAAGGAGCCGAGGTCGTGCCCGTGTGTGCTGCCATTGAAGCGGAGCTGTCTCAACTGGAGGATGCTGAAAAGGAAGAATTTTTGGCGGAGTTGGGCATTGAGGAGCCTGGTTTGAACCGGGTCATTCGTGCCGGTTATAAACTGCTGGGCTTGCAAACTTTTTTTACCGCTGGTCCGAAAGAAGTTCGCGCTTGGACGGTTCCCATGGGTGCAACAGCTCCCCAGGCTGCTGGAGTTATTCATACCGACTTTGAAAAAGGCTTCATTCGGGCGGAGGTTATCTCCTATAAAGACTTTATTGCTTGCCAGGGAGAGCAGGGTGCCAAGGAGGCGGGTAAATGGCGCCTTGAAGGAAAGGACTACGTGGTTCAGGATGGCGACGTTATCCATTTTCGCTTCAATGTATAA